Part of the Halorhabdus utahensis DSM 12940 genome, GACGCGACGGCGAGGGCGGGGCGCTGACGAAGTACTTCGGCAGTCGGCGCGATCCGGACGGGGACGACCCCTTCAAGGTTCGCGGGCTCGCCTGCCGGCAGCGCTCGACGCCGCCGTGGGTCGCGGGGCTTCAGCGGTCGCTCATCGAGACGTTCGACGGGACGCGCGATCCGAGCGCGGTGATCGACACGCTCGCGGCCCACCTCGCAACTCTTGCGGCCGGCGATGTCCCGACGACGGACCTGCTCGTCCGGAATCGCGCCTCGAAGGACGTCGACGCCTACACCCACCGGACCCGCACCGTCGCCGCGCTGGAGCGGGCGGATTCGATCGGGCTTGACTCCGCGCCGGGCCAGGACATCGTCTACGTCGTCCGCGACGACGACAGAGAGGGGATGGACCGAGTGCGGCTGGCGTCGGAGATCGACGACGAGAGCGACTACGACGCGGGCTACTACCGCGAGGCGGCGATCAGGGCCGCGGTCGGCGTCCTCGGCCCGCTGGACTGGACGGACGCGGACGTCCGGGACGCACTCGCCGGCGAGCGGGACGCGACGCTGTCGACGTTCGACGGGATGGAGCTGGATCCCGACCGCCGGATCTAATCCCGGTTTGGCCTCTGGGACTCGTGCTCGGTCGATTTCCGCTCACTGATGTCCCGGACTATCGACAGGATCGACCGGTCCCCGTGGAACGTGACTGTCGTCGCGTTGATCTCGACGGGAATCGTCTCCCCGGATCGGGTTCGGTGCTCGGTTTCGAACACCGCCTGGCCGGACGCCATGACTGCCTGGACGCGCTCAGCTACCTCGCCCGGTTCCGATGGCACGTTGAGGTCCGCGGGGGTCATCGTGTGGAGTTCCGCTTCCGTGTAGCCGTACCGTTCGACGGCAGCTTGATTGACGAACGTAAACGGCCCGCCATCGGGGTGAACGAAGATGGCGTCGTCCATCTCGTGGAGGATGGATTCGAGTTCCTGCTCGCGTTTCTTCCGGTCGGTGATGTCGCGGTTGTTCGTGACGATCCCGTTGATCGGCTCCGTGTCGAGCTGGTTCGAGCCGTTGACCTCGAGCCAGCGCCACCCGCCGTCGGCCGTGCGAAACCGACACTCGACGGTGATGGTCCCCTCGGGCTCGCCGGCGAGTTCGGCGAACGCGGCCCTAACCGTATCCACGTCCTCGGGGTGGACGTAGTCGAATCCGCTCTTTCCCAGTAGTTCTCCCGGCTCGTACCCCAGGATTCGCGTGACTGCGGGACTCTGGTACTTGACCGTCCCGTCCGCATCGAGCACGGTGATGATGTCCGTCGACTCCTGAAGATAGGCCTCGTACCGTTCGAGTTCGCGCTCCCGTCGCCTTCGCTCGGTGATGTCGGTGATAAACCCCTCCAGTATCTCGGTATCCTGTCCGGTGGCGTCGACCATCTGCCCCCGCTCCCACATCCATCTGGTATCACCGTCTTTCGTTCGAATGCGATACGTGACCTCGAACGGTCGGTCGGCGTCGACAGCGTCCTGGACGCGGTTCCACATGTCCTCGCTGTCTTCCGGATGCAGAACGTCCTCGCTCCAGTCGACGTCGCCGCGCTCGATGGCGTCGGCAGTATATCCGGTGAGAGTTTCGCATTCCCCACGGACAAACTCCATCGGCCAGCCGGGTTCGTTGCGACACCGATAGGCGATGCCGGGGAGGTTGCTGATCAGCGTTTCCAGCCGCCGGCGCTGCTCTCGCCGCTCGGTGATGTCGCGAGTGAACCCGACGACCCGGACGACGGCCCCTTCGTCGTCGCGGACGGGTTCACCCTTCATCCACACCGCGCCCGGATCGTCGTCGCCACGCAGGATCCGGAACTCGACGTCGATCGTCTCGCCGTTCGAGAGGCGGGCCATAGCGTCTTCGACGAGCGCTCGATCGTCCGGATGGACGCCGTACAGGAAGTCCCGTGGGTCGTCCCGGATAGCGGATTCCGACCGGTTCCAGACGTCCTCGTAGCCGGAGATGAAGACGAGTTCCTCCCACTCGCGGTCGAACATCCACAGACAGTCCGTCGTGCTTTCGGAGAGCTCCGTCAGTCGCTCGCGCGTCCGTTCGGCCGCCTGACGGGCACGATATTGTTCGACGCTATTGGTGATACGATTCGCCAGCACGGTGTACTGGTCAGTCCCGGCTTCCTTTTGCATGTACTCGGTCACACCGGCGGAGATCGCCTCACTGGCGACTTCTTCTGATCCTTTGCCAGTATAGAGGATGACGGGTAACTCCGGGTGGCGCTCACGGACGGCTTTGAGAAATTCGATACCGTTTCGCCCGGGCATGTCGTAATCCGAAACGATACAGTCGGCCGCGAAGTCGTCCAGGACATCCAGACCGTCCGCGGCGCTCGACGCGGTTTCGACCACGATTCGGTCGTCCTCCCGTTCGAGAAACGTCGCGGCCAGCTCGGTGAGATCCGGCTCGTCGTCGACGTGGAGAATCCGGATCGTTTCGGAACGACTCACCATGTATGTCTCTCGTTCCGGGACAACAACGCGTATTTACTTAAGGTGCCGCCCCAGGACGGCAACTTGCCGCACGCCCGTCTCGTCGATCACGTCCGGTGGTCGGTGGACTATCGGACTTCGACCGTCTCGCCGATAGAGGGTGCCGTCGCGTCGAACCCGTCGCCGGCGAGTTCGGCGGCGAACTGCTCGCACCTGTCACCGTGATTGACGAGGAGTTGCGTCTCGCGGTAGGCATCGAGGAACGCGTCGAGGCCCGCACGGTCGGCGTGCGCGGAGAAGTCATAGGACTCGACCTGCGCGGCGACTGGCATCCGCTGCCCGTCGATCTCGGCGCTGCCCGTCTCCAGCAGGTCCCGGCCCGGCGTCCCCTCGACCTGATACCCCGTGAGCGCGATCTTGTTGACCGGCCGATCCCGAATTTCGGGGATGTAGGTCATCGCGGGGCCACCGCTGAGCATCCCGCTGGTGGTGACGATCGCCGTGTTCTGTGCCGCGATGCGTTTCCGCTGGCCGTCGCGACCGTCGACGAACCGGGCGTGTGATTTGGCGCGCTGGAGGGCGTCCGGATCGCGGACGAACTCCGGATGCCGGCGGAGCATCTTTGTCACCCGCTTTCCCATCCCGTCGACATAGCAGGGGATGTCGTGGGCTTCACAGATCATGAGCATCTCCTGGGTCCGACCGATGGCGAAGGCGGGGATCACGACGGTGCCGCCCTCCCACAGCGTCGTCTTGACGCTCTCGGCGAAGCGCTCCTCAAGGGTCGCCCGGTCCTCGTGGGAGACGTCCGAATAGGTGCTCTCGGTGAGCACCACGTCCGCGTCAGGGCGTGCGGTGGTTCCTGCGACCAGCCGTTGGTTGTCAGTGTGAAAGTCGCCGGTGTACAGCAGTCGGGTTTCGCCGTCGTCGACGAGGACGTGCGCGCTGCCGGGGATGTGGCCGGCGTTGAAGAAGGTGACCTCGTGACCGGCTACCTCGAAGGGCTCGCGATAGCCGTGGGTCTCGCTGACCTGGGTGACGCGCCTGACGTCGACCTCCGTGAAGGGACAGTCGTAGGTGCCGCCGTGGAGCTTCAGGGTGTCCCGGGCGAGCGTCAGCGCGAGTTCCCGGGTCGGCGGCGTCCAGTGGATCGGCGGGCGTCGGCTCCCCGAGAGCAGCGACGGGATCGAGCCGACGTGATCGAGGTGGCCGTGGGAAGCGACGACGGCCTCGGGGTCGACGGTGCCGACGGGAAACTGCGGCGGCGTCTCGGTCTTCATGCCGTAATCCAGCAGCAGCGACTCGTTGACGAGGATCGCACTGCGACCGACCTCGCCAGCGCCACCCAGAAACCGGAGCTTCATTCGCGTCGTCGTTGTGCGTCGCCGGGTTTGGGTTCGTCGTTTCGCGTCGTTGCTCGGTCCGGGGCGGCGCGTTCGCCGGCGGCCCCCTCCCACTCAGTAGCCGACGGCGTTACCGTCCTTGCGCGGTTCGGTCGCGGCCGAGAGTGTCCCGCCGTCGTTGCGGACGAGCTGTGCGCCGCCGAAGTACTCGCCCGTGAGCACCCGGACGTCGTGGCCCTTCCGGACGAGTTTCGCCGCCGTCTGTGAGTCGAAGTGGGGTTCGACCGCGAGCGTGCCGTCCTCGCGGTAGCGCCAGCGCGGGCGATCCAGCGCGGCCTGGAGGGGGAGGTCGTGATCGACGAGGTTCGAGAGCACCTGGACGTGCCCCTGGGGCTGCATGTATCCGCCCATCACGCCGAAGGCCGCCCAGTCGTCCGCGCCCAGGCGGGCGAGCGCCGGGATCAGGGTGTGGAACGGCCGCTTGCCGGGTGCGAGCGAATTGGGGTGGTCGGGATCCAGCGAGAACGACGCCCCGCGGTTCTGGAGCGCGATCCCGGTGTCGCCGGCGACCAGCCCGGAGCCGAAGCCGGCGAACCGGGAGTTGATGAACGAGACGACGTTGCCCGCGTCGTCGGCCACACAGAGCAACACCGTGTCGGCGTCCTCGGCGTTCGCGCCCGGGACGCCGAAGGTCACGTCGTCGCTTGCCGTTTCGTCGATGTCGGCTGCGCGTTTCTCCGCCCAGGATTGGGAAGCCAGCGGCGGGTGGTTCTCGAATTCCGGGTCGGTGATGTAGCGGTGGCCGTCGTGGAAGGCTCGCTTGGTCGCCTCGACGAGGTAATGGACGGACTCCGGCGAGTCGATCGGGTGATCGCCGGCACCGACTTCTGCGGCGATGTTCAGCGCCTCCAGCGCGATCAGCCCCTGGTTGTTCGGCGGGAGTTCGAACACCTCGACGTCGCCGTAGGTGCTCAAGACGGGCTCGACGAACTCGGGTTCGAACGCGGCGAGGTCCTCGGTCGTGAGGAACCCGCCGTGATCCTGGACTTCCCTGGCGATGGCTTCGCCGATCTCCCCCTCGTAGACGACGTCGGCCCCCGCCTCGGCGACCCGACGCAGTGACTCCCCGAGTGCCGGCAGGTGAACCGTCTGGCCCACGCTGGGTGCCTCGCCGTCGAAGAGGTAGGTCCCGCGGGCGTGGTCGTCCTCGAACAGGTCCTCGCCGTGTTCCCACGCCGACGCGATCCGCTCGGAGACTGGATACCCCTCCGTGGCGTACCGGATCGCCGGCTGGAGCGCTTCGGCGAGGGACACCCGGCCGAAGCGCTCGACGGTGGCCTCCCAGCCCCGCGCGGTTCCGGGCACGGTGACGGTGTGGGGGCCGGTGAACGGCATTTCGACGTCTTCCGGGGCGGTGTCGTCCGCGCCGGCGACGGCCTCACGGACGGCGTCGATCGTGGCCTCTTGGGGGGCCGGGCCAGAAGACCGCATTGCGCCGACCTCGCCATCCGCGGTCCGGTAGGCCGCGAAGACGTCGCCACCCAGGCCCGTCGAGGTGGGTTCGACGACGTTCAGCGCCGCGGCGGTAGCGACGGCGGCGTCGAAGGCGTTGCCGCCGTCTTCGAGCACTGACAGGCCGGCCTGGGCGGCCAACGGCTGGCTGGTCGCGACGACGCCCCGCTGGCCGTAGACGGTCGACCGACGCGAGGAGAACCGATCGAGATCGGGGGATGGCATACCCCCATCGTGGGCTTCAGGGATCAAAAAGTCACGTCCACTCAGCGTTTGTCGGCGTCAGGTGGCGACGGCGCGTCGAGTCCGAGGGCAGCCACACCTGCCAGGACGGCCAGTGTGCCCCCGAGCAGAAACGTTTCCGTCCAGCCGACGGCGACGACGGCGGCACCCGTGACGGTCCCGCCGAAGACGCCGCCCCAGATCTTCCCGGAGTAAAGCAGGGCGTAGTTCGCACTCGAGTGTTTCTCGCCGTAGTAGTCACCGACGACGCTGGGGAACAGCGTGAACTGCGGGCTCCAGAAGAAGGTGGCGACGACGACTGCCACGACGAAGGCACTCCCCATCCCGCTGACGCCGAAGTACGCGACGGCGAACAGGCCGAGGCCACAGAGCGTGAACGCCCCGGCCATCGCGTTGGTCCGATCGACCCGGTCGCTGACCTCACCCAGCACGAGTCGGCCGATGCCGCCGGCCAGCGGAAGGAGGGTCGCGGCTGCCGT contains:
- a CDS encoding PAS domain S-box protein; amino-acid sequence: MSRSETIRILHVDDEPDLTELAATFLEREDDRIVVETASSAADGLDVLDDFAADCIVSDYDMPGRNGIEFLKAVRERHPELPVILYTGKGSEEVASEAISAGVTEYMQKEAGTDQYTVLANRITNSVEQYRARQAAERTRERLTELSESTTDCLWMFDREWEELVFISGYEDVWNRSESAIRDDPRDFLYGVHPDDRALVEDAMARLSNGETIDVEFRILRGDDDPGAVWMKGEPVRDDEGAVVRVVGFTRDITERREQRRRLETLISNLPGIAYRCRNEPGWPMEFVRGECETLTGYTADAIERGDVDWSEDVLHPEDSEDMWNRVQDAVDADRPFEVTYRIRTKDGDTRWMWERGQMVDATGQDTEILEGFITDITERRRRERELERYEAYLQESTDIITVLDADGTVKYQSPAVTRILGYEPGELLGKSGFDYVHPEDVDTVRAAFAELAGEPEGTITVECRFRTADGGWRWLEVNGSNQLDTEPINGIVTNNRDITDRKKREQELESILHEMDDAIFVHPDGGPFTFVNQAAVERYGYTEAELHTMTPADLNVPSEPGEVAERVQAVMASGQAVFETEHRTRSGETIPVEINATTVTFHGDRSILSIVRDISERKSTEHESQRPNRD
- a CDS encoding MBL fold metallo-hydrolase, with translation MKLRFLGGAGEVGRSAILVNESLLLDYGMKTETPPQFPVGTVDPEAVVASHGHLDHVGSIPSLLSGSRRPPIHWTPPTRELALTLARDTLKLHGGTYDCPFTEVDVRRVTQVSETHGYREPFEVAGHEVTFFNAGHIPGSAHVLVDDGETRLLYTGDFHTDNQRLVAGTTARPDADVVLTESTYSDVSHEDRATLEERFAESVKTTLWEGGTVVIPAFAIGRTQEMLMICEAHDIPCYVDGMGKRVTKMLRRHPEFVRDPDALQRAKSHARFVDGRDGQRKRIAAQNTAIVTTSGMLSGGPAMTYIPEIRDRPVNKIALTGYQVEGTPGRDLLETGSAEIDGQRMPVAAQVESYDFSAHADRAGLDAFLDAYRETQLLVNHGDRCEQFAAELAGDGFDATAPSIGETVEVR
- a CDS encoding gamma-glutamyltransferase family protein, which codes for MPSPDLDRFSSRRSTVYGQRGVVATSQPLAAQAGLSVLEDGGNAFDAAVATAAALNVVEPTSTGLGGDVFAAYRTADGEVGAMRSSGPAPQEATIDAVREAVAGADDTAPEDVEMPFTGPHTVTVPGTARGWEATVERFGRVSLAEALQPAIRYATEGYPVSERIASAWEHGEDLFEDDHARGTYLFDGEAPSVGQTVHLPALGESLRRVAEAGADVVYEGEIGEAIAREVQDHGGFLTTEDLAAFEPEFVEPVLSTYGDVEVFELPPNNQGLIALEALNIAAEVGAGDHPIDSPESVHYLVEATKRAFHDGHRYITDPEFENHPPLASQSWAEKRAADIDETASDDVTFGVPGANAEDADTVLLCVADDAGNVVSFINSRFAGFGSGLVAGDTGIALQNRGASFSLDPDHPNSLAPGKRPFHTLIPALARLGADDWAAFGVMGGYMQPQGHVQVLSNLVDHDLPLQAALDRPRWRYREDGTLAVEPHFDSQTAAKLVRKGHDVRVLTGEYFGGAQLVRNDGGTLSAATEPRKDGNAVGY